The following proteins are encoded in a genomic region of Acidobacteriota bacterium:
- a CDS encoding S9 family peptidase — protein MNKKLLTLAFLLFLPVFTLAQGSYKKPPKEILDVLNAPATPSAIVSPTRNMIALAEPLRYPPIAELAQPMLRIAGLRINPNTNGAHRQQYFVSLKLKSIEDGKERAVVLPAGVKLISPQWSPDGKHLAAGNITDKGIELWIVDTATAKAKKLDVGMINTAFGGFAWEDNETLSATLVPTGRGAAPAYQNVVPTEPNIQETSGRTGAVATFQDLLKSPNDEKLFEYYCTSQIAMISTKGLVVPIGSPGIYDSADFSPNGRYVSVSRIERPFSYQFPFNRFPRSLELWDMTGTIVKQIAKLPLQDNLPAQGVPVGPRAVNWVPTEPATLMWAEALDGGDPRTKAEHRDKLMRIAMPFNTEASEVVQIKQRYQGRAFGERNGLMLYYDYDRDTQRRRIFATDFRDASNVKLISELNIRDRYNDIGQPVTKMLPSGVTVIAQNGDEIFMQGVGASPDGDRPFFRRMNIKTLETNEIFRSEKGSYESFVAMVNDDGTQFITRRESPTDPPNLYMHQRCPPNTNCLAVYDRKITDFKDNAPQLRGITKQLVKYKRDDGVDLSFTLYLPPGYKPGTRLPTLVWAYPLEFTDNSTAGQVSGSTARFTQMGGISHLFFLMQGYAILDDTTMPIVGDPLTVNDTFVKQVVASAQAAVDKGVEMGVVDRDRVGVGGHSYGAFMTANLLAHSDIFRAGIARSGAYNRTLTPFGFQSERRNFWEATDVYTKVSPFFYANKINEPILMIHGEADNNQGTFPIQSERLYAAISGLGGTARLVMLPFESHGYVAQESTEHTLYEMVQWFDKYVKNAKPR, from the coding sequence ATGAACAAAAAACTTTTGACGCTCGCGTTTTTACTGTTTCTCCCCGTGTTTACGCTCGCTCAGGGCAGCTATAAAAAGCCGCCGAAAGAGATATTGGATGTCTTAAATGCCCCGGCAACGCCGTCGGCGATCGTTTCGCCGACGCGGAACATGATCGCGCTCGCTGAGCCGCTGCGATATCCGCCGATCGCCGAGTTGGCGCAGCCGATGCTGAGGATCGCGGGGCTTCGGATCAACCCGAACACGAACGGCGCACACCGCCAGCAATACTTCGTCAGCTTGAAACTAAAGAGCATCGAGGACGGCAAGGAACGCGCGGTCGTACTGCCGGCCGGCGTCAAGCTGATCTCGCCCCAATGGTCGCCGGACGGAAAGCATCTCGCGGCGGGCAACATCACGGACAAGGGAATCGAGCTCTGGATCGTCGATACAGCAACCGCGAAAGCCAAGAAATTGGACGTCGGAATGATAAACACGGCCTTTGGCGGCTTTGCATGGGAAGACAACGAGACGCTTTCGGCCACGCTCGTGCCGACAGGACGCGGCGCCGCCCCGGCGTATCAGAACGTCGTGCCGACCGAGCCCAACATTCAGGAAACGTCGGGCCGCACCGGTGCTGTCGCGACTTTTCAGGACTTGCTGAAGAGCCCGAATGACGAAAAATTGTTCGAATATTACTGCACGTCGCAGATCGCGATGATCTCGACAAAGGGCCTCGTTGTGCCGATCGGTTCGCCGGGCATTTACGACAGTGCAGACTTCTCGCCGAACGGCCGTTACGTCTCGGTATCGCGTATCGAGAGGCCGTTCTCGTACCAATTTCCCTTCAACCGCTTCCCGCGATCGCTCGAACTGTGGGATATGACGGGAACCATCGTCAAGCAGATCGCAAAATTGCCCTTGCAGGACAATTTGCCGGCCCAGGGCGTCCCGGTCGGGCCGCGTGCCGTCAATTGGGTGCCGACCGAGCCCGCGACGCTGATGTGGGCCGAGGCACTCGACGGCGGAGATCCGCGGACAAAGGCCGAGCACAGGGATAAATTGATGCGGATCGCGATGCCGTTCAACACCGAAGCGTCCGAGGTCGTCCAGATCAAGCAGCGTTATCAGGGCCGTGCCTTCGGCGAACGCAACGGACTGATGCTCTATTACGATTACGACCGCGACACGCAGCGTCGCAGGATATTCGCGACTGATTTCAGGGATGCGTCGAACGTAAAATTGATATCCGAACTCAACATCCGCGACCGCTACAACGACATCGGCCAGCCGGTGACCAAGATGCTGCCGTCCGGCGTCACGGTCATTGCGCAGAACGGCGACGAGATCTTTATGCAGGGCGTCGGAGCCTCGCCCGACGGCGACAGGCCGTTCTTCCGGCGTATGAACATCAAAACGCTCGAGACGAACGAGATATTCCGCAGCGAAAAAGGCTCATACGAGAGCTTTGTCGCGATGGTCAACGACGACGGCACGCAGTTCATAACCCGCCGTGAGTCGCCGACGGACCCGCCGAACCTGTACATGCACCAACGCTGCCCGCCGAACACCAATTGCCTCGCGGTCTATGACCGAAAGATCACGGATTTCAAGGACAACGCCCCGCAGCTTCGCGGCATTACGAAACAATTGGTCAAATACAAGCGCGACGACGGCGTCGATCTCTCGTTCACGCTCTATTTGCCGCCGGGCTACAAGCCGGGAACGCGGCTTCCGACGCTGGTTTGGGCATATCCGCTCGAGTTTACCGATAATTCGACCGCCGGACAGGTGTCAGGCTCGACAGCTCGGTTCACGCAGATGGGCGGCATCTCGCATCTGTTCTTTTTAATGCAGGGCTATGCCATCTTGGACGATACGACGATGCCGATCGTCGGAGATCCGCTCACTGTCAACGATACATTCGTCAAGCAGGTCGTGGCGTCGGCTCAGGCTGCGGTGGACAAGGGCGTCGAAATGGGCGTCGTCGACCGCGACCGCGTGGGCGTGGGCGGACACAGCTACGGAGCGTTCATGACCGCCAATTTGCTGGCCCACAGCGACATCTTTCGCGCCGGTATCGCCCGCAGCGGAGCGTATAACAGGACGCTGACGCCCTTCGGATTCCAATCCGAGAGGCGCAACTTCTGGGAGGCGACCGATGTTTACACCAAGGTCTCGCCGTTCTTCTACGCGAACAAGATAAACGAGCCGATCCTGATGATCCACGGCGAAGCCGACAACAACCAGGGCACATTCCCGATCCAATCCGAGCGCCTCTACGCCGCCATCAGCGGCCTCGGAGGCACCGCAAGGCTCGTGATGCTCCCGTTCGAGTCGCACGGCTACGTCGCCCAGGAATCAACGGAACACACACTCTACGAAATGGTCCAATGGTTCGATAAATACGTCAAAAACGCGAAACCACGGTAG
- a CDS encoding PAS domain S-box protein — MANKKASDKRNRPRANEMVVTAHDDLSERSGENTFRHFIENLPVMFYAVEPEPPHTPLYISHTFEKFGYPLDEWKTNPNIWNQVIHEDDRKWVLDGTRSAMKLGEGIDYEYRVIGRDGTLFWVRDRSCFIKDKDGKTLCWQGVILDVTERKLAVEGLQKREKLYRTLARTIPQTAVLLFDHEFRYTLADGEQLKNHEWTTELFEGKTLFEVFPPDISNEWKGYYERALAGESVVLQFDNDESAFQVNVMPVRDDDDEIFAGMVMWHNITERKRANDALQESEKRYRELFENANDIIYVHDLQGNYISINEAGERIFGYTREEALSMNMVQIAAPEHLSVLKRNLQKKVRGKSKQTSYEVDCIKKDGTRITLEVNSSMIEKEGVPIAVQGIGRDITDRKLAEEASRKNEERYRDLFENANDLIYTHDLEGNFTSLNRAGERITGYSRSEAIGMNVSKVVAPEFLDAARTMTARKMEDDVPTTYELEIIAKDGRRVTLELSTRLIVSNGMPVGVQGIGRDITERREAEVSLHNTISLFASTFESTADGIVVMSLDREIVTCNRKFVEMWGVDEKLIESRDGRKLGKFVAKQLKNQDDFARQLEEVYSDPMAVATGILELKDGRIFERYSQPQFLEGKPVGRVACFRDITERSQAEEKLRHYALHDTLTNLPNRVEFMNHLRQAVERADGNPHARFAVLFLDLDRFKVINDSLGHATGDKLLIAIAERLRSCVRPGDVVARLGGDEFVILLNRSGDINEVVGVADRLQHRISQPFRIDNYEVFTTASIGIIMSGTTRRAPEDFLRDADAAMYRAKESGKARYEIFDRDMHVRNMNLLQVETDLRHAVDRKEFEVLYQPIVSLETGSIREFEALIRWRHPVHGLVAPNEFVHVAEETGLIIPIGKWILEESCRQIVKWQANFAYPLSISVNLSAKQLMHPDLTAQVAAILAETQLNPRQLKLEVTETNVMEHSERSLAVLSVLDALGISLSTDDFGTGYSSLSYLQRFPFDRLKIDRSFVDKMSEGEKSIAIVKTILMLGENLGIEVVAEGIETEEQLLTLRSLGCRLGQGYLFSRPVEASVIEEMLRDAAAGTPSNSRDLFPNNAQLIEVPEIQ; from the coding sequence ATGGCAAACAAAAAGGCATCAGACAAACGAAATCGCCCTCGAGCCAATGAAATGGTCGTGACCGCTCACGACGATCTTAGCGAGCGATCGGGGGAAAATACGTTCAGGCATTTTATCGAAAACCTGCCGGTGATGTTCTATGCCGTCGAGCCTGAACCGCCGCACACTCCGCTCTACATCAGCCATACTTTCGAAAAATTTGGATATCCGCTCGACGAATGGAAGACGAACCCTAATATTTGGAACCAGGTTATCCACGAGGATGACCGCAAATGGGTGCTTGACGGCACCCGCTCGGCGATGAAGCTGGGCGAAGGCATTGACTACGAATATCGTGTGATCGGCCGGGACGGCACCTTGTTTTGGGTTCGCGACCGGAGCTGCTTCATCAAGGACAAGGATGGCAAGACGCTCTGCTGGCAGGGCGTTATCCTGGACGTTACTGAGCGAAAGCTGGCGGTCGAAGGCCTGCAAAAACGCGAGAAGCTCTATCGCACACTGGCTCGTACGATTCCGCAGACGGCGGTTCTGCTATTCGACCATGAATTCCGTTACACACTCGCCGATGGCGAACAATTAAAGAATCACGAATGGACCACCGAACTATTCGAAGGGAAAACCCTATTCGAGGTGTTTCCGCCCGATATCTCCAATGAATGGAAAGGTTATTACGAACGTGCGTTGGCGGGCGAATCGGTCGTGCTTCAGTTTGACAACGACGAGAGCGCGTTTCAGGTCAATGTGATGCCGGTTCGCGATGACGACGATGAGATATTTGCCGGAATGGTGATGTGGCATAACATTACCGAACGCAAACGCGCCAACGACGCTTTGCAGGAGAGCGAAAAGCGATACCGCGAACTGTTTGAAAATGCGAATGACATCATCTACGTCCATGATCTGCAGGGCAATTATATTTCGATAAACGAAGCCGGCGAACGGATCTTCGGCTACACGCGCGAAGAGGCCCTCTCAATGAACATGGTTCAGATCGCCGCCCCCGAACACCTCTCGGTACTGAAACGAAACCTGCAGAAGAAGGTCCGCGGCAAATCGAAACAGACATCGTACGAGGTCGATTGTATAAAAAAGGACGGCACCCGCATCACGCTCGAGGTCAACAGCAGCATGATCGAGAAGGAGGGCGTGCCGATCGCAGTTCAGGGCATTGGGCGCGACATTACCGACAGGAAATTAGCCGAAGAGGCGAGCCGCAAGAACGAAGAGCGATACCGCGACCTGTTTGAAAATGCCAACGACCTGATCTACACGCACGACCTCGAGGGCAATTTCACCTCGCTCAATCGTGCCGGCGAAAGGATCACCGGCTATAGCCGCAGCGAGGCGATCGGCATGAACGTGTCCAAGGTCGTCGCTCCCGAGTTCCTTGATGCCGCGAGAACAATGACGGCCCGCAAGATGGAGGACGACGTTCCGACGACCTACGAACTCGAGATCATCGCCAAGGACGGCCGTCGCGTGACGCTCGAACTCAGCACGAGATTGATCGTGTCGAACGGTATGCCTGTCGGAGTTCAGGGCATCGGCCGCGACATAACCGAACGGCGCGAAGCCGAAGTCTCGCTGCACAATACGATCTCGCTGTTCGCATCGACATTCGAATCGACAGCTGACGGGATCGTCGTGATGAGTCTCGACCGTGAGATCGTGACCTGCAATAGAAAGTTTGTCGAAATGTGGGGCGTCGACGAAAAGCTGATCGAGAGCCGCGACGGCCGCAAGCTCGGTAAATTTGTCGCCAAACAGTTGAAGAATCAAGACGATTTTGCCCGCCAGCTCGAAGAGGTCTACTCAGACCCAATGGCGGTCGCAACAGGCATTCTCGAGCTTAAGGACGGACGCATCTTCGAACGCTATTCACAGCCGCAGTTCCTCGAAGGCAAGCCCGTTGGCCGCGTCGCATGTTTTCGCGACATCACCGAACGCAGCCAGGCCGAGGAAAAACTCAGGCATTATGCATTGCATGACACTCTGACCAATTTGCCGAACCGCGTTGAGTTCATGAACCATCTTCGACAAGCGGTCGAACGTGCCGATGGTAACCCGCACGCCAGATTTGCCGTGCTTTTTCTTGACCTCGACCGGTTCAAGGTCATCAACGACAGCCTCGGGCATGCAACGGGCGACAAACTGCTCATCGCGATCGCCGAACGGCTCAGATCGTGTGTTCGGCCCGGTGATGTGGTCGCTCGTTTAGGCGGCGACGAGTTCGTCATACTATTGAACCGCAGCGGCGACATAAACGAGGTTGTCGGCGTCGCGGACCGGCTTCAGCACAGGATATCGCAGCCCTTCCGCATCGATAATTACGAGGTATTCACGACGGCGAGTATCGGCATTATCATGTCCGGGACGACGCGCAGGGCTCCGGAAGACTTTCTCAGGGATGCTGATGCCGCGATGTACCGTGCAAAGGAATCGGGCAAGGCGCGTTACGAGATATTTGACCGCGACATGCATGTCCGCAACATGAATCTGCTCCAGGTCGAGACCGATCTGAGGCATGCCGTCGATCGCAAGGAGTTTGAGGTCTTGTATCAACCGATCGTTTCGCTCGAAACGGGCTCGATCAGGGAGTTTGAGGCGTTGATCAGGTGGCGTCATCCCGTGCACGGGCTGGTCGCACCGAACGAATTCGTCCACGTGGCCGAGGAAACGGGGCTGATAATCCCGATCGGCAAATGGATACTCGAGGAATCGTGCCGCCAGATCGTCAAATGGCAGGCGAACTTTGCTTATCCCTTGTCGATCAGCGTAAACCTCTCGGCGAAGCAGCTGATGCACCCTGACCTGACTGCGCAAGTGGCGGCGATACTTGCCGAAACGCAATTGAATCCCCGACAGCTCAAATTGGAGGTCACCGAGACCAATGTCATGGAGCACAGCGAGCGGTCGCTGGCCGTGTTGAGCGTACTCGACGCTCTCGGCATCTCGCTCTCGACCGACGATTTCGGCACGGGCTATTCGTCGCTCTCATATCTGCAGCGATTTCCCTTTGACCGGCTCAAGATCGACCGTTCGTTCGTCGACAAGATGTCTGAGGGCGAAAAGAGTATCGCGATCGTCAAGACGATATTGATGCTCGGCGAGAATCTCGGCATCGAGGTCGTCGCCGAAGGCATTGAGACAGAGGAGCAGCTCTTAACGCTGCGTTCGCTCGGCTGCCGGCTGGGCCAGGGATACTTGTTCTCGCGTCCCGTCGAGGCGTCAGTGATCGAAGAAATGCTGCGCGACGCCGCCGCCGGCACGCCATCGAACAGCCGCGACCTGTTCCCGAACAACGCACAGTTGATCGAGGTCCCCGAGATCCAATAG
- a CDS encoding phytanoyl-CoA dioxygenase family protein, translated as MNIDLSNFHKQLNAEFAQFGDVVSNALTPAQVGFFNENGYLAEIDLLSRPQIDILRTELSEIMSPEMSGDPRFYEYNQNESSDPSKVLFHALGAWRVSEAFHDLIFLPRLAACFRQLLGGQPRFWHDQVFVKPANDGAVVAWHQDYSYWTRTVPNAHITCWIGLDDSTVENGCVHYIPGSHRWPLLPRGGLSDDMESIFEHLSDEQKSTFKPVAIELKAGQVSFHHSMTVHGSYENRSPRPRRAAVINVFRDGVMSDSDEPLLAGVPTIAPGEKIDGQFFPLLG; from the coding sequence ATGAACATCGACCTCTCCAACTTTCACAAACAGTTGAACGCAGAATTTGCTCAATTTGGTGACGTTGTTTCGAATGCATTGACGCCGGCCCAAGTCGGGTTTTTTAACGAAAATGGATATTTAGCGGAGATCGATCTTTTGTCGAGACCTCAGATCGACATTCTACGAACCGAACTCAGTGAAATTATGTCGCCGGAAATGAGTGGCGATCCGCGATTTTACGAATACAATCAAAACGAGTCGAGCGACCCGTCAAAAGTGCTTTTTCACGCTCTCGGGGCATGGCGTGTGTCGGAGGCGTTTCACGATCTGATATTCTTGCCTCGCCTAGCAGCGTGTTTTCGGCAGTTGTTGGGCGGCCAGCCTCGATTTTGGCACGATCAGGTCTTTGTAAAGCCCGCGAATGACGGTGCAGTTGTCGCCTGGCATCAGGACTATTCATATTGGACCCGTACGGTTCCGAACGCACACATCACTTGCTGGATCGGGCTCGACGATTCAACTGTCGAGAATGGCTGTGTCCATTATATTCCGGGATCCCATCGCTGGCCGCTGCTACCGAGAGGCGGTTTGTCGGACGATATGGAGTCGATTTTTGAACATCTCAGTGATGAGCAAAAGTCTACGTTCAAACCCGTCGCTATCGAGCTAAAAGCAGGACAAGTGAGTTTTCATCATTCGATGACGGTACATGGCAGTTACGAGAATCGCTCGCCGAGGCCGCGTCGAGCGGCGGTGATCAACGTCTTTCGCGACGGCGTCATGTCGGATAGCGACGAACCGCTGCTCGCCGGAGTTCCGACGATAGCTCCGGGCGAAAAGATCGACGGGCAGTTCTTCCCGCTGCTGGGCTAG
- a CDS encoding membrane dipeptidase, with translation MGKGIEDPQKAIVIDGHNDITSPMVDEDFDLASNSIGKYHRDGDPFHTDLGRLKASGITGEFFSIYVSGATLKTGGAMRRAMDLIDATYREAEKHPQALTMCTTAAEIRRAKKAGKVCALMGIEGGYAIENSLYALRDFYRLGIRYMTLTHNVAHDWADAHRDIKHNGLTDFGKEVVREMNGLGMFIDISHVSEKVMHDVLDISTAPIIASHSNARGVNDHTRNVPDDVLKRVAKNGGVIMINFYPSFLDARTNKEENDRSAKLKTQIDALREKYKDDTQAYNEAERKLLADNPIYVAPYTRIVDHIDHIKQVTGTVDNIGIGSDYDGVPFLPAGMNGAEDLVLVTYELLKRGYTETEIKKVLGENMLRAMTQMEKVAGNRQISGQGSPKKLAAPKTN, from the coding sequence TTGGGCAAAGGCATTGAAGATCCACAAAAGGCGATCGTGATCGACGGCCATAACGACATCACGAGCCCGATGGTCGATGAGGATTTTGACCTTGCCTCCAATTCGATCGGAAAATATCATCGCGACGGCGACCCGTTTCATACCGATCTTGGTCGGCTCAAGGCGAGCGGCATTACGGGCGAATTTTTCTCGATCTATGTGTCGGGTGCGACGCTCAAGACCGGCGGAGCGATGCGCCGGGCGATGGACCTCATCGATGCAACCTACCGCGAAGCTGAGAAGCATCCGCAAGCGCTGACTATGTGTACGACCGCAGCCGAAATTCGCCGTGCTAAAAAGGCCGGCAAGGTCTGCGCTCTGATGGGTATCGAAGGCGGCTATGCGATCGAAAATTCGCTGTACGCTCTGCGTGATTTCTACCGTCTCGGCATCCGGTATATGACGCTCACACACAACGTGGCACACGACTGGGCGGACGCTCATCGCGATATCAAACACAACGGCCTCACCGATTTTGGCAAAGAGGTCGTCCGCGAGATGAACGGCCTTGGCATGTTCATCGACATCTCTCACGTCTCCGAAAAAGTGATGCACGACGTGCTCGACATCTCGACGGCTCCGATCATCGCCTCGCACTCGAACGCCCGCGGCGTCAACGATCACACGCGAAATGTCCCCGACGATGTGCTCAAACGAGTTGCCAAGAACGGCGGCGTCATCATGATCAATTTCTACCCGTCCTTCCTCGACGCCCGCACAAATAAAGAGGAAAACGACCGCTCGGCCAAGTTAAAAACGCAAATCGACGCCTTGCGGGAAAAGTACAAGGACGATACCCAGGCGTATAACGAAGCCGAACGCAAACTGCTCGCCGACAACCCGATCTACGTCGCGCCGTACACCCGCATCGTCGATCACATCGACCATATTAAGCAAGTGACAGGCACAGTCGATAACATCGGCATCGGCAGCGACTACGACGGCGTCCCGTTTCTCCCCGCAGGAATGAATGGCGCCGAAGACCTCGTCCTCGTCACCTACGAATTGCTAAAACGCGGCTACACCGAAACCGAGATCAAAAAAGTCCTCGGCGAAAATATGCTTCGTGCAATGACCCAAATGGAGAAGGTCGCCGGCAACCGCCAGATCAGCGGGCAGGGAAGTCCGAAGAAATTAGCCGCACCGAAGACAAATTGA
- a CDS encoding beta-propeller domain-containing protein, whose amino-acid sequence MKKSAAIGTVVLMAGIIAYSYTNLSSIDAVHGQLTSTASKPRKTMKPFTSDAEMKEHFKNFTENRRQREQLVMTDSGSSNSTAGAPMPQVVSSKPATAESKSKSGGKDDDSITNTQTAGVDEGGIVKVHGNHLVILRRGRLFTVKVGGDALKPVSSVKAYPPGIDPSGDWYDEMLVSGNTIVVIGYSYGRGGTEINLFDINKSGGLAYRSTYHLRSNDYYSSRNYASRLIGDKLVFYTPQYLAYYNDANQQFPALRKWHKGAKPDEFAPVVSATNIYRAERPIEKSSVGALHTVTVCDLASRDMKCQGTAVLGSAGRVSYVSQSSVYVWTTDYNYRSGKSESESMLYKMPLDGSAPQALGVAGAPIDQFSFLESEGEQLNVLVRGDGRGEAMWGSEYSIGDTSLFRVKADAFADGSTNASVENYRSLPKVEGYTFQNRFVGDYMLYGSGNGWGGQVNKTSTPLYAVNWKTANLSYLNLQHSVDRIEQLGDAAVVVGINASDLYFTPIKLGDRPDVKNPYIRKNASQGELRSHGFFYKPQDENTGLLGLPIAREGRSGYKHLIEDSAAILFLRNENLQFDQIGELGAENTSSNDGCKASCVDWYGNARPIFLKGRIFALLGYELVEGRLDDNRLRETRRVNYSPRNYLPRYSGEDDTEE is encoded by the coding sequence ATGAAAAAGTCAGCTGCTATCGGAACGGTCGTCTTGATGGCCGGAATTATTGCATACTCGTATACCAATCTTAGTTCGATCGATGCGGTCCATGGTCAACTGACCAGCACGGCATCGAAACCGCGAAAGACGATGAAGCCTTTCACGTCGGATGCCGAAATGAAAGAGCACTTTAAGAACTTTACCGAAAACCGTCGGCAGCGTGAGCAACTGGTAATGACCGACTCTGGCTCGTCCAATTCGACGGCCGGTGCACCAATGCCGCAGGTCGTTTCCTCAAAACCAGCAACCGCCGAATCAAAATCGAAATCCGGCGGAAAGGACGACGATTCGATCACAAATACTCAGACCGCGGGCGTTGACGAAGGCGGTATTGTTAAGGTCCACGGCAATCATTTGGTGATATTGCGTCGCGGGCGTTTGTTTACGGTCAAGGTCGGCGGCGATGCTCTCAAACCCGTTTCGTCCGTCAAGGCATATCCGCCGGGCATCGATCCGTCGGGCGACTGGTACGACGAAATGCTAGTGTCGGGCAACACTATCGTGGTCATCGGCTACAGCTACGGACGCGGCGGGACGGAGATCAATCTGTTCGACATCAACAAAAGCGGCGGACTCGCGTATCGTTCGACCTATCATCTGCGTTCGAACGACTACTACTCGTCGCGAAACTACGCCAGCCGTCTGATCGGCGACAAACTCGTGTTCTACACGCCGCAATATCTCGCCTATTACAACGACGCGAACCAGCAATTCCCTGCCCTACGTAAATGGCACAAAGGTGCAAAGCCCGACGAATTCGCCCCCGTCGTCTCGGCGACAAACATCTATCGTGCGGAGCGTCCTATCGAAAAGAGCTCTGTCGGTGCTCTGCACACCGTCACCGTATGCGATCTCGCTTCGCGTGATATGAAGTGTCAGGGCACTGCGGTTCTCGGCTCGGCCGGACGCGTGTCCTATGTGTCGCAGTCGTCCGTTTATGTCTGGACGACCGATTACAACTATCGCAGCGGCAAATCTGAGTCGGAATCGATGCTCTACAAAATGCCGCTCGACGGTTCGGCACCGCAGGCTTTGGGCGTTGCGGGTGCCCCGATCGATCAGTTTTCGTTCCTTGAGAGCGAAGGCGAGCAGCTAAACGTCCTAGTTCGCGGCGACGGACGCGGCGAAGCTATGTGGGGCAGCGAATATTCGATCGGCGACACGTCGCTGTTTCGCGTGAAGGCCGATGCCTTTGCCGACGGCAGCACCAACGCGTCGGTCGAAAACTACCGCTCGCTGCCCAAGGTCGAAGGCTACACGTTCCAAAACCGCTTCGTTGGCGACTATATGCTCTACGGCAGCGGCAATGGCTGGGGCGGCCAGGTGAACAAAACCTCGACACCGCTCTACGCCGTCAATTGGAAGACCGCGAACCTCAGCTATCTCAATCTACAGCACAGCGTAGATCGCATCGAACAGCTCGGTGACGCAGCAGTCGTCGTCGGAATAAACGCCAGCGACCTCTATTTCACCCCGATCAAACTCGGCGACCGCCCCGACGTGAAAAATCCGTACATCCGCAAGAACGCCTCGCAAGGCGAGCTTCGCAGCCACGGTTTCTTCTACAAACCGCAGGACGAGAACACCGGCCTGTTGGGGCTGCCCATCGCCCGCGAAGGCCGCAGCGGCTACAAACATCTGATCGAAGACAGCGCAGCGATCCTATTTCTCAGGAACGAAAACCTGCAATTCGACCAGATCGGCGAACTCGGGGCCGAGAACACTTCATCAAACGACGGCTGCAAAGCGAGCTGCGTCGATTGGTACGGCAACGCCCGCCCGATCTTCCTAAAAGGCCGCATCTTCGCCCTCCTCGGCTACGAACTGGTCGAAGGCCGCCTAGACGACAACCGCCTCCGCGAAACCCGCCGAGTAAACTACTCGCCCCGCAACTATCTACCCAGATATTCCGGTGAGGACGATACTGAGGAATAG